The genomic stretch ACGCCTCCGCCTGTTCAAGCCGGAAAAGCCGATGCAGAAGCTGTTCGACATTCACGACATTTACGGTGAACTGAACGAGCTACAGGATAGCCGCGTCGAACTGCCGGGCGGCGGGTCGATCATCATCGACTCGACGCATGCCTGCACGATCATCGACGTCAACCAGGGCGGCGCGGACAGCGTGATCGCGGCCAACACGGAAGCGGTCGTCGAATCCGCGCGCCAATGCCGCCTAAGGAACATCAGCGGCGCGATCCTGATCGATTTCATCGGCATGGCGGAGCGCCCCGCCCGCATCAAAATTTCCGAAGCGGCAGAGGCTGCCTTCAGCCACGATCCCGCCCGCGCGCAAGTGCACGGATTCACGCGGCTTGGCATACTGGAAATCACGCGCAAACGCCGCGCGGCCGGTTATGCCGAAAAAATTAAAAGCTAGCCGGGACTGATTATTCCAGGACTTCTGCCGCGCTGGCAGGCGCCTTGTCCGCCCGCTTGCCGACCTTCAGGAACGGCAGGAATACCATCACGCTCAACACCACGAACATCAGCGCATAGAAATCGTTGATATAGGATATCGCCGCCGCCTGACGCGTGACCTCGGCATTCAGGTACGCCATCGCGGCCTGCGAATAGGCGTTGACGGGGATATCGGGCATGATGCCCAGCATGACTTTGGGCAGGTTAAAAATACTGATGCGCTCGCCCAGTTCCATGTGGTTCACTTGCGTATTGCGCGCCAGCAGCGCGATCATGACGGCGATGCCGACGCTCGACCCGATATTGCGCACAAGGCTGAACACGCCCGCCGCGTCGTTGCGGTAATGGCCGGGCAGCGTCGCATAGGCGACAGCCGTCAGCGGCACGAAGACGAAGCCCATGCCGAAGCCCTGCAGCAGCCCCGTCTCGACCAGCATCGCCTGCGAAATTTCAAGGTTGAACTGGCTCATCTGCCACAGGCTGACCGCCATACAGGACAGCCCGAAGGCCAGCATGTAGCGCACATCTATTTTGTTCATCAGTTTCCCCGCCAGCATCATGGATACCATCGTGCCGATGCCGCGCGGCGCAAGGATGATGCCCGTCGTGACGACGGGGTAACCCATCAGGCCCTCTAGGAACGGGGGCAGCAGCGCCATGGTCGCCAGCAGGATAATCCCCATGACAAACATGAAGACGAGGCTGAACGAATAGTTACGGTCCTTGAACATGGCGGGTTCGATAAACGGTTTTTCGGCCGTCAGGATATGAACCATAAACATATAGAAAGCCGTGAGCGCAATGACGCTTTCGATCACGATTTCGGAGGAGGAAAACCAGTCCTTGCTTTCGCCGCGGTCGAGCGCCAGCTGCATGCTACACAGGAACAGGCTCAACAGCGCGAAGCCGAAGAAGTCAAATTTGCGCAGCTTGTCGATCACTGTCTCCTTCATGAAGGCATAAATGCCGAAAGCGGCCAGCACACCGATGGGCAGGTTGATGAAGAAGACCCAACGCCAGTGGAAATTTTCCGTGATCCAGCCGCCGAGGGTGGGCCCAAGGATGGGGCCCAGCATCACGCCCACGCCCCAGATCGCCATCGCCTGCGCATGGCGTTCCTTGGGGTTAATGTCGAGCAGCACGGCCTGCGACAGCGGCACGAGGCTTGCGCCGAAGATACCCTGAAACAGCCGGAAAACGACCATTTCCGGCAGGTTCGTCGCAATACCGCACAGGACGGAAGTAACAGTGAAGCCGATGACGGCAATCAGGAACAGCTTGCGCCGCCCGATTTTCGCGGCCAGCACGCCGGATGGCGCAGTCATGACGGCGGCGGCGATGATGTATGACGTCAGC from Alphaproteobacteria bacterium encodes the following:
- a CDS encoding DHA2 family efflux MFS transporter permease subunit, which produces MSAHAAAKPDGEWVDIPHKGFITLSVMLATIMQALDTTIANVALPHMQGELSATQDQISWVLTSYIIAAAVMTAPSGVLAAKIGRRKLFLIAVIGFTVTSVLCGIATNLPEMVVFRLFQGIFGASLVPLSQAVLLDINPKERHAQAMAIWGVGVMLGPILGPTLGGWITENFHWRWVFFINLPIGVLAAFGIYAFMKETVIDKLRKFDFFGFALLSLFLCSMQLALDRGESKDWFSSSEIVIESVIALTAFYMFMVHILTAEKPFIEPAMFKDRNYSFSLVFMFVMGIILLATMALLPPFLEGLMGYPVVTTGIILAPRGIGTMVSMMLAGKLMNKIDVRYMLAFGLSCMAVSLWQMSQFNLEISQAMLVETGLLQGFGMGFVFVPLTAVAYATLPGHYRNDAAGVFSLVRNIGSSVGIAVMIALLARNTQVNHMELGERISIFNLPKVMLGIMPDIPVNAYSQAAMAYLNAEVTRQAAAISYINDFYALMFVVLSVMVFLPFLKVGKRADKAPASAAEVLE